In the genome of Burkholderia sp. PAMC 26561, the window CACGCTCTTTCGCGGCATTCCCGAACTGCTGATCATCTATCTCTTTTACTTCGGCGGTTCTTCGGTGGTCACCGCCGTCGGGCAGTTTTTTGGCGCCGATGGATTTATCGGTGTGCCGCCGTTTGTGGTCGGCGCGCTCGCCATCGGGCTGATTTCGGGCTCCTATCAGGCGGAGGTTTACCGCTCGGCGGTGCTGGCCGTGTCCCGTGGCGAGATCGAGGCGGCGCGCGCCATTGGCATGTCCACGCCGACGCTGTGGCGGCGCGTGCTGATCCCGCAAGTCGTGCGTTTTGCGCTGCCGGGGATCGGCAACGTGTGGCAGTTGAGCCTGAAGGATTCGGCGTTGATCGCGGTGACGGGGCTCGCCGAACTGATGCGCACGAGCCAGGTCGCGGCCGGATCGACGCATCAGTACTTCACGTTCTATGTGGTCGGCGGGGCGCTTTACCTGATCCTCACGAGCCTGTCGAACCGTGTCTTCGATCGCGCTGAAGCGCGCATCGGCCGGTCGTTTCGCAGCACGCTTGCGCGCCATTAAGACGAACGTCCCAAGAGAATCCGACCATGAACATCGATTTCGAATTTCTCGGCGATACGTTGTCGAAACTCCTCGCCGCCGTGCCGACCACACTCGGGCTTTTCTTCGCCTCGCTGATTGTGGGTGGCCTGCTTTCGCTCGTGATCGTCTCAATGCGCGTCAGCCCCAACTGGGCGATAAACAGGTTCGCGCGCGCGTACATCCTGGTGTTTCGCGGCTCGCCGCTCCTGATCCAGATGTTCCTTGTTTATTACGGGCTGGGGCAATTTCCCGCGGTCCGCGCGAGCATCGTCTGGCCTGTGCTTCGCGAGCCTTATGCGTGCGCGATTCTTTCGCTGGCGTTGTGCACCGCAGGTTATACCGCCGAGATCATCCGTGGCGGTCTGCAGTCCGTGCCGCATGGCCAGATTGAAGCGGCGCTCGCATGCGGCATGTCGCGCTGGACGGTGCTGCGCCGGATCATCGCACCGATCACGCTGCGCTATGCGCTGCCTGCGTATTCCACCGAAGCCGTGCTGCTTGTCAAATCGACGGCACTCGCAAGTCTCGTCACCGTCTGGGACGTGACCGGCGTCGCGCAGCAGATCATCCAGCGAACCTACCGGACCATGGAAGTCTTCATCTGCGCCGCGGCCATTTATCTCGTGCTGAATTTCATCATCGTGCGGGCGCTCGGGATGCTCGAAAAGAAGCTCTCGCCGCATCTGCGTGATCGTAACGAAACGGTATCGAAGAAACCTGTGCCTGCATCGCTCAAGGCAACGACGGTGCCAAACACGCATATCGATTCCTGAATCGGAGGGAGAAACTCATGAACACCAGCAGCTCCATTGCGCTCTCCGCGAGCAACATCCACAAGTCTTTCGGCGATGCGCACGTGCTCAAGGGCATTTCCCTCGATGCGCACGAAGGCGACGTGATCTCGATCCTGGGTGCGAGCGGCTCGGGCAAAAGCACGTTCCTGCGCTGTATCAACATGCTTGAAACGCCGGATGACGGCGAAGTGAAACTGGCGGGCGAAGCCATCGAAATGAAGCGGGGCCGCGATGGACGTCTGCAGCCCGGCAACCGCAAGCAGGTCGACCGGATTCGTTCGCAGCTCGGCATGGTGTTCCAGGGTTTCAATCTCTGGTCGCACATGACGGTGATGCAGAACGTGATCGAAGGGCCGCTGCGTGTGCAAAAGCGCACGCGTGCCGAGTGCGTTGAAGAAGCCGAGCAGTTGCTGACGAAGGTCGGCCTGTATGAAAAACGCGATGCGTACCCTGCGCATTTGTCGGGCGGCCAGCAACAGCGCGTCGCGATCGCGCGTGCACTGGCAATGCACCCGAAGGTCATGCTCTTCGATGAACCCACGTCCGCGCTCGATCCCGAACTGGTCGGCGAAGTGCTGCGCGTGATGCGCGCGCTCGCCGAAGAAGGGCGGACCATGCTGGTCGTCACGCACGAGATGGGCTTTGCGCGGCATGTGTCGAACCGGGTGATGTTCCTGCATCAGGGACAAGTCGATGCCGAAGGTCCCCCCGACGACCTTTTCAACGGACGATGCTCGGAACGCTTCCAGCAGTTTGTATCGAGTCATCATTCACGTACCGCCAACTAATCTGCAAGCGAGGTTATCGTGCTGGCCAGTTCCCTTTTGCAGGCGCCATCGATTGATTCCGTGGTCATCGGCGCCGGACTGAATAACGGTTTCAATCATGGATATACATCGGCCGTGGTGAATCTCGATGCGCCGCTTGGATGGCGCGATATCGCGCGGATTGCGAACGGCGCGAAGCTGGTTTTATCGCCCGATGCACGCGCCCGGATCGATCATGCGCGCGCATTGGTCGAGCAGATCGTCGAGCGCCGGATTCGCGCTTACGGCGTGAATACGGGCGTGGGCGCGCTGTGCGATGTGATCGTGTCGCCGTCCGAACAGCGGACTTTGTCGCGCAACATCTTGATGAGCCACTCGGTGGGCGTCGGCGAACCACTGCGGCGCGAGGAGACGCGGGCGATCATCGCGGCGGCGGTCAACAACTTCGCGCACGGGAAGTCAGGCGTGCGGCTCGAGCTGGTCGATTTGCTCGTCACGCTGCTCGACAGCGGGGCGATTCCCGAAGTGCCGGCGTTCGGGTCTGTCGGTTATCTGAGTCATATGGCGCATATCGCGCTGGTGCTGATCGGCGAAGGATTTGTCCGCGATGACACTGGCCGGCTCAGCGCGGCTTGTGCATTGCAGCGGCTCGAGCGCGAACCGCTGGTGCTGGAGGCGAAGGAAGGCCTGAGCGTGGTCAACGGCACGCCGTGCGTGACGGGGCTCGCGTCTCTTGCGCTGGCGCGCACCGAGCGCCTGCTGCAATGGGCCGACACCATTTCCGCAATGACCTTCGAAAACCTGCGCGGGCAGGCCGCCGCCTTCGATGCCGACTCCCTTGCGCTGCGGATATCGCCGGGATTGTCGGTGGTGGGCGCGCATTTGCGCGAGCTTCTGGCTGACAGCGGGATCATCGCGGCGTCGTATGGGCGCAGCACGCAGGACCCGCTGAGCTTGCGCACGATCCCACACGTCCACGGCGCTGCCCGCGATGTGTTCGCGACCACCGCCGAAGTCGTGAACCGCGAGCTGGCTTCCGTTACCGACAACCCCGTCGTCACCGGCACGCTTACCGCGCCGCGCGTGTTTTCGCAAGCGCATGCGGTGGGCGCGTCGATCGGCCTCGCGATGGACAGCCTGAGCACGGCCGTGGCCGAAGTCGCTGCGATGGCGGAGCGGCGTATCGACCGGCTGGTGAACCCGCTGGTGAGCGGCTTGCCCGCATTCCTCGCCGATAGCGGCGGCACGTGTTCCGGCTTCATGATCGCGCAGTACACGGCGGCGTCGCTGGTCGCGCACAACCGGCGGCTCGCAATGCCTGCCAGTCTCGATGGCGGCATCACGTCCGGTCTGCAGGAGGACCATTTGTGCCACGCGACGCCGGCAGCGCTGAAGGCGCTGGAGATCATCGCGAACGCGGAGCGGATTTTTGCGATCGAATTGCTCGCCGCGGCGCAGGCCTACGACTTGCAGCCCCCTGACCTGACGCGTGCGCCCAGGACGGATGCCGTGTACCGGAGCGTGCGTGCGGTGATCTCGCCATATCGTGATGACCGGCCGCTCGCGGGCGATATCGCCGCCGCTGTTGCCTTCGTCTGCGAGGCTGCGCCAGTTTTCTAAACTGCTGTATAGACAGATTCATGCCGCCACTTGCTGGCGGCATTTGCATTGTTTCCCGCTGTCAAGCCGCGCCGCGCTCGGTTCCGGCCTCATCAAAGTAAACCCCTACGCGAATCGGTTAACCTTCACTTGCGCTCCTTTTTATTTTAATTCAGACTTGTATATACAACTTGTCGACCGACCTGCGCAGTGCTTTGAGAGCCGCGGCGTCGGCCTCAAGAGACCGAATACTTTCAATCCTGTCCAAGGAGTGCTTCGATGAAAAACCACAACCCACGTCCCCTGCGCGCACCGCGCGGTACCGAACTTACGTGCAAGAGCTGGCTTACCGAAGCGCCGTACCGGATGCTGCTGAACAACCTCGATCCCGAAGTCGCCGAGAACCCGGACAAGCTGGTTGTGTACGGCGGTATAGGCCGCGCCGCGCGCAACTGGGAATGCCTCGACAAGATCCTGGAAACGCTGCAACGCCTGGAAAGCGATGAGTCGCTGCTCGTGCAATCGGGCAAGCCGGTTGGCGTATTCAAGACGCACGCCGACGCGCCGCGCGTGCTGATCGCGAATTCGAATCTCGTGCCGAAATGGGCGACGTGGGAGCACTTCAACGAGCTCGACCGCAAGGGCCTCTTCATGTACGGCCAGATGACGGCCGGGAGCTGGATCTACATCGGCAGCCAGGGGATCGTGCAGGGCACGTACGAAACCTTCGTGGAAGCGGCGCGCCAGCATTTCAACGGTAGCTGGAAAGGCCGCTGGATCCTGACGGCGGGCCTGGGCGGCATGGGCGGCGCGCAGCCGCTCGCGGCGACGCTGGCGGGGGCGGTATCGCTGAATATCGAGTGCGACCAGACGCGCATCGACTTCCGTCTGCGCACGCGCTACGTCGATAAACAAGCAAAGGATATCGATCACGCGCTCGAACTCATCAAGCAACATACCGCCGCAGGCGACGCCATCTCGATCGCGCTGCTCGGTAATGCCGCCGAAGTGCTGCCGGAACTCGTGCGCCGCGCCAAGGCCGGCGCCATCAAGCCGGATCTGGTCACTGACCAAACCTCGTCGCACGACCTGATCAACGGTTACCTGCCGGCCGGCTGGAGCCTGGAAAAGTGGCGCGCGGCATCGCTGGACGCCTCGCAACACGCCGAGCTCAAGGCCGCCGCGCAACGCTCGTGCGCGCAGCACGTCCAGGCCATGCTCGATTTCCACGCAATGGGCATCCCGGCCGTCGATTACGGCAACAACCTGCGTCAGGTTGCATTCGATGACGGCGTAAAGAACGCCTTCGATTTCCCCGGCTTCGTGCCCGCGTATATCCGCCCGTTGTTCTGCGAAGGCAAGGGCCCGTTCCGCTGGGTCGCGCTGTCGGGCGATCCGGAAGACATCTACAAGACCGACGCCAAGCTGAAGGAACTGTTCCCGCATAACGCCGGCATGAACCGCTGGCTCGATATGGCGCGCGACCGTATCGCGTTCCAGGGGTTGCCGGCGCGGATTTGCTGGCTCGGGCTGGGTGAGCGTCACGTTGCCGGCCTCGCGTTCAACGAGATGGTGAAGAGCGGTGAGCTGAAGGCGCCGATTGTCATTGGCCGGGATCATCTGGATACCGGTTCCGTCGCGAGCCCGAACCGCGAGACGGAAAGCATGAAGGACGGCACGGACGCCGTGTCCGACTGGCCGCTGCTCAATGCGCTCCTGAACACCGCTGGCGGCGCGACGTGGGTGAGCCTGCATCACGGCGGTGGCGTGGGCATGGGGTACTCGCAACACGCGGGCATGGTGATTGTCGCCGATGGCACCGAAGCCGCCCACAAGCGTCTCGCACGCGTGCTGGTGAACGACTGCGCGTCGGGCGTGATGCGTCATGGCGATGCCGGTTACGAGCAGGCCATCGAATGCGCGAAGAACTTCGGCCTCGACCTTCCATTCATCACGACCTGATATGTCTCTTGCCTTCAGCATCATTCGCG includes:
- a CDS encoding ABC transporter permease, coding for MNLVQLLGFGEQGWGGALLVALLMTVLLTIAALAVGAVFGAMVASAKLSRSRTLRVIGDAYTTLFRGIPELLIIYLFYFGGSSVVTAVGQFFGADGFIGVPPFVVGALAIGLISGSYQAEVYRSAVLAVSRGEIEAARAIGMSTPTLWRRVLIPQVVRFALPGIGNVWQLSLKDSALIAVTGLAELMRTSQVAAGSTHQYFTFYVVGGALYLILTSLSNRVFDRAEARIGRSFRSTLARH
- a CDS encoding ABC transporter permease, whose product is MNIDFEFLGDTLSKLLAAVPTTLGLFFASLIVGGLLSLVIVSMRVSPNWAINRFARAYILVFRGSPLLIQMFLVYYGLGQFPAVRASIVWPVLREPYACAILSLALCTAGYTAEIIRGGLQSVPHGQIEAALACGMSRWTVLRRIIAPITLRYALPAYSTEAVLLVKSTALASLVTVWDVTGVAQQIIQRTYRTMEVFICAAAIYLVLNFIIVRALGMLEKKLSPHLRDRNETVSKKPVPASLKATTVPNTHIDS
- a CDS encoding ABC transporter ATP-binding protein — encoded protein: MNTSSSIALSASNIHKSFGDAHVLKGISLDAHEGDVISILGASGSGKSTFLRCINMLETPDDGEVKLAGEAIEMKRGRDGRLQPGNRKQVDRIRSQLGMVFQGFNLWSHMTVMQNVIEGPLRVQKRTRAECVEEAEQLLTKVGLYEKRDAYPAHLSGGQQQRVAIARALAMHPKVMLFDEPTSALDPELVGEVLRVMRALAEEGRTMLVVTHEMGFARHVSNRVMFLHQGQVDAEGPPDDLFNGRCSERFQQFVSSHHSRTAN
- a CDS encoding HAL/PAL/TAL family ammonia-lyase — translated: MNNGFNHGYTSAVVNLDAPLGWRDIARIANGAKLVLSPDARARIDHARALVEQIVERRIRAYGVNTGVGALCDVIVSPSEQRTLSRNILMSHSVGVGEPLRREETRAIIAAAVNNFAHGKSGVRLELVDLLVTLLDSGAIPEVPAFGSVGYLSHMAHIALVLIGEGFVRDDTGRLSAACALQRLEREPLVLEAKEGLSVVNGTPCVTGLASLALARTERLLQWADTISAMTFENLRGQAAAFDADSLALRISPGLSVVGAHLRELLADSGIIAASYGRSTQDPLSLRTIPHVHGAARDVFATTAEVVNRELASVTDNPVVTGTLTAPRVFSQAHAVGASIGLAMDSLSTAVAEVAAMAERRIDRLVNPLVSGLPAFLADSGGTCSGFMIAQYTAASLVAHNRRLAMPASLDGGITSGLQEDHLCHATPAALKALEIIANAERIFAIELLAAAQAYDLQPPDLTRAPRTDAVYRSVRAVISPYRDDRPLAGDIAAAVAFVCEAAPVF
- the hutU gene encoding urocanate hydratase — its product is MKNHNPRPLRAPRGTELTCKSWLTEAPYRMLLNNLDPEVAENPDKLVVYGGIGRAARNWECLDKILETLQRLESDESLLVQSGKPVGVFKTHADAPRVLIANSNLVPKWATWEHFNELDRKGLFMYGQMTAGSWIYIGSQGIVQGTYETFVEAARQHFNGSWKGRWILTAGLGGMGGAQPLAATLAGAVSLNIECDQTRIDFRLRTRYVDKQAKDIDHALELIKQHTAAGDAISIALLGNAAEVLPELVRRAKAGAIKPDLVTDQTSSHDLINGYLPAGWSLEKWRAASLDASQHAELKAAAQRSCAQHVQAMLDFHAMGIPAVDYGNNLRQVAFDDGVKNAFDFPGFVPAYIRPLFCEGKGPFRWVALSGDPEDIYKTDAKLKELFPHNAGMNRWLDMARDRIAFQGLPARICWLGLGERHVAGLAFNEMVKSGELKAPIVIGRDHLDTGSVASPNRETESMKDGTDAVSDWPLLNALLNTAGGATWVSLHHGGGVGMGYSQHAGMVIVADGTEAAHKRLARVLVNDCASGVMRHGDAGYEQAIECAKNFGLDLPFITT